The nucleotide window TGGGGTCTGATATGATTTTAGCAGAGATACTGAAATGTCAGGCGTTATCAGAGAGTGCAGGGCCACAAGTAAGCGTTTAGGCGACCTCTGGGATGAGTTCACCACATAAAACGCTGTTAAAGTCTTTATTTTAAGCTTAGAAATGGATAAATGCACATTAGTACTGTCTTTAGTCGGTGATTTGGGTGAAAGACCGCTCTGAAGCCCTTCTTGAATTAGTTTCTTAGTAGCCCATTGTTCAGAACAACTGACTGCGTCATGTGACCTGCAGTGTGTGGTCTGCTGCAAGGCTATTGCATGCATTATTCAGGGATACTTTGTGTTTACGGCGTGAGAAgttacttattttttaatgtttttagttagatGAGCTTAATTATGTTCAATGAGAAATAAGAACAGAACTGACTGTACACAGGCTTAAAATTAAAATggataacagaaaaataaaagtacaaagaacAATGTTTAACGCAAGGTTTACAATAATTATGAAGAGGTCAGCGATAACTATAAGTCAATCCTATATGTATAACTATTATGTATaagttgaattattatatttttattatctcTACCACAGTACCAACAAGCAATCTTCAAGATGTCTGCTGGAAACGCTAAGATCGGTCAGCCTGCTCCTCAGTTCAAGGCCACAGCAGTGGTAGATGGACAGTTTAAAGACATTCAGCTCTCAGActacagaggtgtgtgtgtgttttgtagatTAGCACAGTTTCTtttctaaatgtcatttaaatgtcaGTGTGAACCACATTTACCTTCCTTTACATCATGATGATATGAGCCAACTCTTTCTGGATGTCTCTAAATGAACTGTTTTTAAGTTTGGTGTCAGTTTGAAcccatttttctcttttttttttttcttcagggaagtatgttgtgttgtttttctATCCTCTTGATTTCACCTTTGTGTGTCCCACCGAGATCATTGCGTTCAGCGAGCGGGCAGCAGAGTTTCGTAAAATCGGTGTGGAGCTCATCGCTGCCTCCACAGACTCTCATTTCAGCCATCTAGCATGGTGAGATTCCCTATTTCTGTATTGAACACATCTGGAAAAACTCTTTAAAGTACACTTAAAAAGACTAACCATATTGATTGTGTTGGCTCACATTGTTAGCTGAAtttggtgaacaattcatcagtgcatgtcattaagcaaaaaaaaaaaacagtttgcctttgtaatctttcatttaaatctgaaaaagcaCTTCCtgattgttttcagttaaattctcagattacatctgcctgaggtattgggcgtggctaacatacttaaccacgccccttcagctgtcagttttgacaacaaacagaaatggtgtgcAGGAGAcatctgttaggttgtaataactctccccaaaccctgaTCCTTCTGAATAAAATgcttactttactacatccaatcagctcttggtagaaaaaacaagctacgcccactgttttctcatttattatttagtttgtctaggaactgcatcactatataaaaaaacagtctcagcttctggttcatgtggactttaaggtGCTTTGCACACTGAATCTGACATTTTCACATGCAAAAAAATGAATTCAACCTCATATTCATACCATTTTAGCCACTAAAACACAGACCTTCAACTCTCTCGTACTATTTTAGCCACTAGATGGCAGCCTACAACCACTTATTATTTGGTCATTGCATTTGTAGAtcttagtttttttaatttatttttcatttcattcagtTTAAAGTCACTGAAATTCCAGTTAAGGTTACATTCTGACATGGTATAAACACTTAATGCATTTGAAATCAAATTTAGACCAATTTATACACAATATTTTCCAGTCATTACATTCTGTTTTTGTGTCAGTCTTAATTTGGGGGTTGTCATGGACATGAATAGCATAAATGTCATAAATGCTTGAACCCTACCAATTGCCACATATGGTAGGCCTTTCACAgcaatcaatatatcgacttatcctGCAATACTTGGATATAAACTCATATTTTTTGCTGTtgcaataaatattaacaaattcataaataacgttaaagccattttacaatgacGTTTACATTCTACCTCACaggtgtcaaagtttataattaaacattttgaatattaaaaataataggacgtttaatagtatatataatagGACAGTTGcctttttaacattaaattataGAGTCTAAATAACCGTAAGAATGAtgagtattttaaagtgtttatggctatttgcattattatatataatcAGTGGAataaaatgatctcaaaatgaCTTATATTGCTTATCGCAGCAATTTCTCTGACAATATAGCACACGACAAAAATTCCTCATCGTCACAGGCCTAACTTACGGctatatttatttcttctgttcatTTTTTGCATCTGTAAAAAGTGTTTTGAGAGGGTTTTTGAGATTTCAAAGCCACCGTACAAGCGACAGCTAAAAGGCAAGGTTTCTGTGCATGACAAATCTTTCAAATGGGGATATGAAAACAAAATGCATACGAAAATGTTGGACGTCTTTATGCAAAGAACTTTTAATAAGCACAGCACATTCATAAATGATTGTTAAAATGCTGAAATTAGTAAGTTGATTAGataaatgtgttttctttaaaaacttattaatttattaacttgtctcttattattttttattatgtactACAGAAAGCAAATCATACAAAATTACAAGTATATAAAAGTATATGTACAtacaatataaatgtttttaaaaattgtatattaatagCAGGTGATGCCAGACACAAGTTATATGCACAGACCATTATAATCAGTTTGCTTCAGAAATCCTACAAAGGACATACTATTGTTTTCCAATACCAAACAATGAGACTATTCttgcaagcattgttttaaaaGGAGGGCTTTCGGTATTTTTCCAATAACAAGTGATGAATATGATTTTTAACTTTGAATGTATTGAACTACACATTCTTATTGTTCAGTTGAGGTGTACTGCTGGTCCTGCACTATACATTAGATGTCTTCATCGATATATTTTTTCTCATACTTGTGAACGACGTGCTTTTTCTCAGGTTTTCTATGGCTTCGCTCTGTTATCTAGTGTTCTTCTGACCAGCCTGTCACTGATAAGGGCTACTATAGTGAGTTAGAGAGACACAGATAAAGGAAGGGTGTAGCACTTTATTTGTTCTAGAAACTCTTACTATAAATCATGCtgaccttttctttttttttttcttttttttttttttagcattttcactaaaactaattaaaaaaaatcttaaatataataataatatatttaagtgGCTTTATTAGTTGTATTAATagcttttattatcattaataaagcTTCCAATAATTTGTGTTGACACTCGTAATTCATATTCTGAACCGCGGATTACAGGATGCACTGGACCATGGACGAACAACGAGATGATGCGGTACGATACGAGAACCGTCGTGTccctaatatataatataaataaaaggaATTAGAAATAgcatataatacaatattagaTATGTGGTTTTGTTGGTTAATAATAAAAGCTAAACTTGTTCTAGGAGCTACTACTTGAATTTAGATCACTTTTATTGAGAAAGCATTGAGATTCCCATTTTAATAAAGATAAGTGCAtacaaaatttattattatattatcattaattataatttatttatgaagTTATTCTCTAATTTGTAATCGAGTAAATGCAAAACCTTTTCATGTCAGTTCTCATTGGATCTCCTCTTTTCCTGCGATGACGTGACATGTTTTTAAATATGAAGTTGTTCTGATGTAATGCTTTTATGTACTTTGatcttggcggttcattctgctgtggcgaccccggattaataaagggattatgccgaaaagaaaatgaatgaataaatgtattgatcttgccatgaaatagccagaAGTTGCTCAagtggcaataaataaaaaaccaaaCTTCTGCTTTTGCTCCTGACAGGATCAACACACCACGGAAGCAGGGTGGCCTTGGCTCCATGAACATCCCGCTGGTGGCCGACCTGACACAGTCTATCTCCCGTGATTACGGAGTCCTGAAGGAGGACGAGGGCATCGCCTACAGGTTTGTGATTTTATGATGACATTTGCTCTGCTTCAGTTAAATTACAGGCTCTTTCTCTTTCAGTGCATCATTGCAGCAGGATTTTATGATTCCATTCAATTCAAGCTTCTTTTTATAGCACTTattaagcagctttacaaaaggtgcatgtTATTATAATGCATTTGAACTCAGAAAGTTAAGGTGTTATGTATAGGGTTGACTACTATAGTGATTCTGCAATGTGTGTATAGTGTTCTTTTCATGGTCAAGTGTGCTCTAGTGTCCACGTGCACTGCTGGGGGAGGTGGATACACAAACCACAAGGGAAACATATGAATTGTGTGTTGAATTAATGCACCTGGGatatttagatagataggtttaGGTTTATTAATGGTCATGCTTTTTGTTCGAATAACGTGAAATCAGATCAAATGAAAATGTAACCGTTTATAAACgcatttagcatttatttatttttattattattttattttaaaaaatgtccacCTAATGGCACATTATTTATGCTCAAATGTAGACAATGTAATAAGAAATGATCAGTGTTAACTCTTATGTAGCAGTTAACATTATGCTTTAATTTGTTTGGTGTTTACCTTGCATTGGACCtcatgtgtttttaaaatgtaacttgaATGCTCAACCAAATTCCTGCATTAAGAGTAAGTGTTCTTTGTGTTTTCCTGCTCCCACAGAGGTCTGTTTGTGATTGACGATAAGGGCATCTTGAGGCAGATCACCATCAATGACCTGCCGGTGGGTCGATCTGTGGACGAGACTCTTCGACTGGTGCAGGCCTTCCAGCACACCGACAAATACGGAGAAGGTGAGAGAAAACACACTCTctttcttaaggctgatttatacttttataCTTCTGGCACAGCCaagaactgtgaaggcttttatacttaACGTGCTCGCTGTTGTActataatggcctgtttccactgagtgttaCAGTACGGTTTAgttcggtacacttttatggctgtttccactgtcaaaaggtacctacaAGCGAACTGTATTGTACCACTTTTTGAGCACCGTTTGCAAAGAGTACCCAAGCACAACAAAAAGGTACCAAAAGACTGAGCTAAACGCGCAACTGAATGCTATTGATATACAGAGAAATGTCACTCGTGCATACACaaacagaagaatgaaaacaaagaaaccgccatttttaaatgcacagctgagacattacatcgtaatactatatgcatataataacaacCCATGGTTGACCTAAGCTCAAACTAACCTtcatcatcttgatgaacagccacaaagccgagaacaaaatctgccttgtcctgttttttgtttttgttttatgaggctgtctaaaagtgcgagcggttttaCTTTCTCCAGGGAGCTCGCCGcaaccaagctgaccaatcacagagcttgcgctacgcgtcaatacattttttgagaggtacacGTCAGCCATGGCAAGGGACCATACGCCTGcgcctgacgcagaagtataaatgagcCTTTAATGTCCTCTAATGTCTGTCTCGGGTGATCTTTGTGTAAATGGGGTCAAACATGTTTCCAGATCATTCTAAGCATGTTGTATTTGTTGTGTAAACATCAACGCATCCTGAAGGCAACATAAAAGTTAAATTGTGAAACACAATGTATCTGAAATAGGGGTGTCAAGCCTTTATTTGTGCAAAACTTAAGCCAACGTCTTTAGTAAGATTACCGTCTACAAGTTTGACTTGAAATCTGATATTTTTGTGTGATTTAGAAGAAAGTAAcctataaaaatgaaaacaaatgattttaatatttttttatagtcattCCATCTAGGTTTTCTCTCCCCTCCACCTTTTTTTTATCTCAGAACattttaaagaagatttttaaatGCAATTGTGGTTCTTGCTGGTTTCATTAAATGCAGGTCAGCATCAACCACCActtttagagtaaaaaaaaatgcatacaggCAAAACATAATGAACACCTCTGACTGCTGACCATgcattgaggtcttatgaagtgaaaAAGTTGCCTGCACATGCACCTTTGTGACTCCAAAAGTGCGACTAATGTGCGTTATATgaatcaggtttttttttctcttgactGGCCAGGGATTGTAATCAGCTGACATTTCCTCATGATCGGCCTAAACGATGACCGGCTGGTCTTCTATTTAATGGCGTATATgcggaaggacttttaatttgtcagtaaactGGGTTAAGCACTATCAGGTTGTTAAAGTGGCCAACTgtggtattggtaacctagcaaccaaaagTAAACAAAGCATAATGGAGACAGCTGACTGGTCACATGACTGTAATGCTCAATACGTCAAGAATTTGTTCATTTCATCTCGCATTATTTGAATTAACATCTTAATTCCTCTGGTTCATGCAAAATTTAACTTGGAGTCTTGTCAgatttttatatttctgttgttttttttttcagaatttttttttttttgtatatttaaaaaaaaaattgggaatCTGAATCATCCAAGAAAATTGCTATCGGTGCTAGTTTTTCTTCAATGATCATGTGACTGTGAAGACGACAATGATGCTGAAAATCCTGCTTTGCGAGacagaaataagtttaaaacatttgaatagaaatcagttatttttaattgaagtatgaaagtttttttttgcatttaatattcGTAAGTTCAGCTTTGTGAacattatacaaatatttaaagaacAGTAGAAATCTTAAAGACTCCCTACTTTTTGAACTGTAACTGATGTAATACTTTATGCATGACACAAGAGGGCGCCAAAATCACTTATTATAACTTCTTATGCTTTCTCCTTTAGTTTGTCCTGCTGGATGGAAGCCAGGAAGTGACACCATCGTTCCCGACGTGCAGAAGAGCAAGGAGTTTTTCTCCAAGCAGTAACAGTCTCTATTTCTGCATTCACTGGGCTGTTGAAGCACTTAAATTCAGCCTGAGGGGGTCTAGAAAAGTTGATTTAGCCATCGTAACAAACACAGGTTAAATGCACTAGTTAGTCTGATTTCTGTCTGAAGAAGCCGTTTCAGCCCGCGTCTCTCATGCACTGAAATATCTGTAGTTTGTGTTCAGCTAGTTAGTCTGCATTGCATATTTGGTACTCTGTGAACATAGCTGGTTTTAAATTCTCTCAAGTTGTTGGCATTCTGGTGATTTTGTCAATATCTCTGTTAAATAAACAGGCTGTTATTGCTGAATGTTGCAGTTGTCTTATTGTGCTTGCTACTTAATGGATGGTTGACctcaaattaaacatttaattagttTAGAAGGTATGGTAATGGCATGGTAAACCGAATTTTAAATGCAGAAGGACACAGTAGTGTTTTCTTCATGTTTTAATATTAGAATTATAATAGATGGAACAGAATTTGAGAGATAAATGCATATCATGAAATTGCATGATAATTCATGAAACTAAACCTGcgaaaacaaatttaataaataggcaaaaattaaatgagtaaataaatcaataaattctTGCATAAATAAAACCTTAAATAAATATCCAAATGagtgtattttaaaattttttttaaaaatgttgcataaataaatattgaaatgaaTAATAGTGTGGGTATGGAGAACAAAACCtgcaaaacaataaagaaatatgcaaataaatgaataaataaatacatacacattcctgcataaataaaacaataaataaatacctacgcaaacaaatatttattcttgcataaataaaacattaaataaatacacaattaaatgtataaaatctaCAAATTTGTGCATAATTAATAGTAGTTTGAAAGGGGGAGAAATCCACGTTCAGTTAAGCATTTTCTTATTCCCCCAACAtctgtgtaatttatttttaatctgcctgtactatttaaacaattatttatgcaggaatttgtgttttatatacattaagttattttttggatatttattaatttattgctttgtttatgcaggaatttattaatttatttacttatttatttggcTAGTGTTTTATTTAGGCAGGACTTTGGgataaatttgcatatttattgatttattgttttatttatgcaggaatttgtggatttattatttagttaatttgctatttattttttattttattgtttttgcaggtttctcCCTTTCTCCCTCCATAGTatcttatataatattataattcaattaatagtataaatatacattttaccacccctataacggttcataccattgtgaaggCAAGCGCGCCAAACACTCTGTGAGGAAAAAACATTCACTCGACGATagtctgaaactggcaggtctTCAGCAGCTACAGACATCGTAAGTGTTTAAAAGACACTTGTTTTAAGTAGAATATATGTTTGTGTCTGTATATAACTTAAAACTAAAGTCAATTGAGTTATATAGATTGACCTAAAGTAACCCCTGAAACGACTAATCGAGTCACTATAAGTTAGAATACGCTAAATATCCTTTAAAACACtgaagacttatgttttattattaaaatatacgtaattaaaatgaatatataaaacatatattattatataaatatataaaacagacatttgattcactgaagcgtGTAATACGCTATCGAACATAGGCCTAAATGATTCACACCCTGATTAAAATGCTTGTTTAAGAATATAAAGTTATTAAGATTAAAGGTAGCAGGCGAAGTCAAACGTATTTTCTCTGATAATGACATTACAATATTTTTGGTGGAAGTCAAAATTAACAGAATATTAACAAATCTGCCCTGCAGGTGGCAGTGTTTCATTATAGTTAGGACAGAGTTACAGCTCTGGAGTCCTCATTGATTCAGCTGTAATGAAGCAGGAATCACTTTTCTACATAAAcccaaaacaattttaataaatatttggcAAATCTCGTGTTCAGGACTGAGTGAATGTGTACTTGCTTAAACAAGTGATTCGTAAATTCTGTGGTTATTTTACACTGAATTTTAAACCAGCTCAGACATAAATAGTAATTTAGTTAATCTCCTAGAATTGTCTTTATTGCTTAAATCTGTAATTTTGTTTACAACATCCCCgtgttttcttattatttaaagGCCAGGGCTCATTTCTGTGTCCATGAAAAAGGTAAATTCTGCCTTAATAAAatgttatacttttttttttttttttttaaatataacagatATTATAATATAAAGTGTGCCGTGTTATTATCCTGTCATCTCAAGCTTTaccttattcattcactcattttcttgtctgtcttgtccCTTTGCTTTAccttatttaaaaatctaaatgtttataACGTGTATTAGCTTGGTTTCAGACTATGGTGACAAAAATGACCActacaaaactaaaaaatatgctaaaaatgttaattattaactTCATATGTTGCCAGTAAAAATTCCTGGGTTTAAAATGTTGACTTGGCTCTTTAAAATGAAAGGCTATTTTATAATCTAGAAACTTTTAGATTGATCTTTATTGTGGAATAGGGTACTTTTCCAGATGATTTtgtaaaagaaaatataataGGCAAGATGCCTTCTTTTAAGAAGAGATTTCTAACACTGCATCGCTGCGAAAACATTTGAAGTAGCTAAGTGAACTTTCTACGGCACAATTCAGTGTAGATGTGTGTTTATAGTCTGTGAGGAGGCTCGAAACAACCATTCATTCAACATCTGAAAGGTGTAATTAGCATAATGGACAAATAACCCTCTTTTTGTCACCTAAAATCTAAGTATTTTAGGAATTATTCAAatgaatttaacattttaataaagggTTGGCGTTTTTAATGGCCAGTTCGGCTAATCTACCGCCTGTGTGTTTTCGGGAAATAGCTGATAAAGGAGTCACTGTGGGCACTTCTCGTTTATAAGCCTTGCTCTTATATTTACTGAGATCTGTTTGTCTATTTTTGTGCTTGCGACGGCTCCGTTTTCTGCAAAGTACCTGGAAAATGCCCGT belongs to Danio rerio strain Tuebingen ecotype United States chromosome 1, GRCz12tu, whole genome shotgun sequence and includes:
- the prdx2 gene encoding peroxiredoxin-2 translates to MSAGNAKIGQPAPQFKATAVVDGQFKDIQLSDYRGKYVVLFFYPLDFTFVCPTEIIAFSERAAEFRKIGVELIAASTDSHFSHLAWINTPRKQGGLGSMNIPLVADLTQSISRDYGVLKEDEGIAYRGLFVIDDKGILRQITINDLPVGRSVDETLRLVQAFQHTDKYGEVCPAGWKPGSDTIVPDVQKSKEFFSKQ